A single Filimonas effusa DNA region contains:
- a CDS encoding CinA family nicotinamide mononucleotide deamidase-related protein: MNVGNSAKVSIITIGDELLIGQVVDTNSAWMAQELNIAGFEVHHRVAVGDIWDDIWEALDQESQRSNVVLITGGLGPTADDITKPLLCQYFGGKLVQDAATVRHLEYLFAEVFRRPLSERNLKQADVPDVCTVLSNIRGTAPGMLFKNERAVFISMPGVPHEMKGLMTYHVIPLLQEHFNPGFIEHRTLLTAGIGESDLADLVQTFEQALPGFIKMAYLPHFGMVRLRLTARGKQEEKQSFISILDSQFAQLQEVVKHVLVVNEDISMQALVGRLLKESGTTLATAESCTGGYIAHLLTAMPGSSAYFNGSVVAYSNSIKQNVLQVSASTLESAGAVSEETVIAMAQGLLAVMQTNYAIAVSGIMGPDGGTAEKPVGTVWIAVGDQNRLITRKLSLRYDRIRNIELTATNALNLLRQFIQE; this comes from the coding sequence ATGAACGTGGGCAACTCAGCAAAAGTATCCATAATAACTATTGGAGATGAACTGTTGATAGGGCAGGTAGTTGATACAAACAGCGCCTGGATGGCGCAGGAACTGAATATTGCAGGATTTGAAGTACATCATCGCGTAGCCGTGGGCGATATCTGGGACGATATATGGGAGGCGCTGGACCAGGAAAGCCAGCGTTCTAACGTCGTATTGATAACAGGCGGACTGGGCCCTACAGCCGATGATATCACAAAGCCTTTGCTGTGTCAGTATTTCGGCGGAAAATTGGTACAGGATGCAGCTACAGTGCGGCATCTTGAGTATTTATTTGCCGAAGTATTCCGCCGGCCGTTGTCAGAACGTAACCTGAAACAGGCCGATGTGCCCGATGTTTGTACCGTATTGAGCAATATCCGCGGAACAGCTCCCGGCATGCTCTTCAAAAACGAACGCGCTGTTTTCATTTCCATGCCCGGCGTTCCGCATGAAATGAAAGGACTCATGACATACCATGTGATCCCCTTGTTACAGGAGCACTTCAATCCCGGGTTTATCGAACATCGCACCTTGTTAACCGCCGGCATAGGCGAATCGGACCTCGCCGACCTGGTGCAAACCTTCGAACAGGCATTGCCCGGCTTTATAAAAATGGCCTACCTGCCTCATTTTGGCATGGTCAGGTTACGACTCACGGCAAGAGGAAAACAGGAAGAAAAACAATCGTTTATCTCCATTCTCGACAGCCAGTTTGCACAATTACAGGAAGTGGTAAAACACGTATTGGTTGTAAATGAAGATATTTCAATGCAGGCCCTCGTAGGCAGGCTGTTGAAAGAATCCGGTACCACCCTGGCAACTGCCGAAAGTTGTACCGGAGGATATATAGCACACCTGCTCACCGCTATGCCCGGCTCCTCGGCCTATTTTAATGGCAGCGTAGTAGCCTATTCAAATAGTATAAAACAAAATGTGTTACAGGTGTCCGCCTCCACGCTGGAATCGGCCGGAGCTGTGAGCGAAGAAACCGTCATAGCCATGGCACAGGGATTGCTTGCTGTCATGCAAACCAACTATGCAATAGCAGTATCAGGTATCATGGGGCCCGATGGCGGCACAGCCGAAAAGCCCGTAGGTACCGTCTGGATTGCCGTAGGTGATCAAAACAGATTGATAACCCGTAAGTTAAGCCTGCGTTACGACCGTATACGTAATATAGAGCTGACAGCCACCAATGCGCTGAACCTGCTCCGGCAATTTATACAGGAGTAG
- a CDS encoding DoxX family protein — protein sequence MKRFLSIRYSDGLFNFSMLLLRVSFGGLMLANHGMSKLMGFSQLQYKFYNFMGMGSRATLVMAIFAEVFCSLMVILGLFTRLALIPLLIMMLVAIFSVHGGQPFSQSESAVLYGTAFAVLLFCGPGKVSVDGMINS from the coding sequence ATGAAAAGATTCTTATCTATCCGATACAGTGACGGACTGTTCAATTTTTCGATGCTACTATTACGTGTCAGCTTCGGCGGACTCATGCTTGCCAACCATGGAATGAGCAAATTAATGGGCTTTTCTCAGCTCCAGTATAAGTTTTACAACTTTATGGGCATGGGCTCCCGTGCCACCCTCGTAATGGCCATTTTTGCAGAAGTGTTCTGCAGCCTCATGGTAATTCTGGGCTTATTCACCCGCCTCGCACTCATACCACTATTGATAATGATGCTCGTTGCCATCTTCAGCGTTCATGGCGGACAACCGTTCTCACAGTCCGAAAGCGCCGTATTGTATGGCACCGCCTTTGCAGTACTGTTGTTCTGTGGCCCCGGCAAGGTAAGTGTAGATGGAATGATCAACAGCTAA
- a CDS encoding tetratricopeptide repeat protein, which translates to MNKKLTTYSLAFAFLLSVSEAGAQATKANMDPDANFKLAKELYQKQQFSLAYPLFKALYYDKPDASAIPVSMQVESKYYSIVCALRMNDALAPQAAIDFINLEHYAPRIEMLSYHLGEYYYRKQDYANAIAYYEKAGYANLSNREIAAVKFHQAYGYFTMRRFSDAKPLFNAIRQIPADPNYVDANYYYGFISFYEKDYKEALAAFKIVENEAAYQKIVPYYVAEIYYFSGDKDKAISYGEAALSKGGQYYDMQLRKLVGHGYFEKKQYAKALPYLEQYVTHTEKVRREDLYELSYCYYEARQWNKAIEGFKELGGKSDSLAQNSMYLLADAYLKTNQKAGARSAFLFCALNSSNAVQKEISKFHYGKLSYELGYTDVALNELRDFLTVYPASSFANEAKELLVNVLANTNHYKDALDLAEKVGASSATVQRVYPRILYGRAVELVNDQQLVAADALLNRIIGALYNSAQLPYAYFWKGEIAYRTNKIDSAASYLQAYLARPASYGEVSTANALYTLGYCYLRLENYGAALRQFEQITTTLSAASTPLQQDAYIRSADCYFMSKKYAKAQQMYEAVISYNMPASDYALYQKAVIAGASNKYTEKVSLLQSLEKRYPGSSLAADANMEIANTYIANEDYRNALPALNRVLSDKKAAALQPQAYLKTGVAYFNLDNDNEALNYFKKLVATYPNAPESDAAVEYVRNIFVNQQQTGAFVTFMRQNGKNVSYSEEDSLTYSATQIPYNSGQEEKALPALESYLQQFADGRYVIDAHYQVAVIYNNRKDYANALKHYEVVASRAPNTYAELSVLQAARIQYFELKDYARAQQYFTQLKSIATQSENKLEAMRGLLRCQFKLAQWNEALPNAQELLQQKSLATDDKMMANMVVAKSSQANNQAAEAMAAYKAVIALGKSEYAAEARYRVAELTVAQGNLKDGEKLAFEVISKAGSYDYWITKAYILLGEVYFQQKDYFNAEATLKSIVENAGNEELKNEARQKLEIVLTEKNKNSKVEQQ; encoded by the coding sequence ATGAATAAAAAGCTTACGACATATAGTCTCGCCTTTGCTTTTTTATTAAGCGTGAGTGAAGCAGGAGCGCAGGCTACTAAAGCGAATATGGATCCCGACGCCAACTTCAAGTTGGCAAAGGAGTTGTATCAAAAGCAACAGTTTAGTCTTGCTTATCCCTTATTCAAGGCGTTGTACTACGACAAGCCCGATGCGAGTGCTATTCCTGTGAGCATGCAGGTGGAATCGAAATATTATTCTATTGTATGTGCGCTAAGGATGAACGATGCGCTGGCGCCACAGGCTGCTATAGACTTCATTAATCTTGAGCACTATGCGCCGCGTATAGAAATGCTTAGTTATCACCTGGGCGAGTACTATTACCGCAAACAGGATTATGCCAATGCTATCGCCTATTATGAGAAAGCAGGATATGCGAACCTCAGCAACCGGGAGATCGCAGCGGTTAAATTTCACCAGGCTTATGGTTATTTTACCATGCGCCGGTTTTCCGATGCCAAGCCTTTGTTCAATGCTATCAGGCAAATTCCTGCCGATCCTAACTATGTAGATGCGAATTATTACTACGGCTTCATTTCTTTTTATGAAAAAGATTATAAAGAGGCGCTGGCAGCGTTTAAGATCGTAGAGAACGAAGCTGCTTACCAGAAGATCGTTCCTTACTATGTTGCGGAAATCTATTATTTCAGCGGTGATAAAGACAAGGCTATCAGCTATGGAGAAGCCGCGCTTAGCAAAGGCGGGCAGTATTATGATATGCAGCTGCGAAAGCTGGTAGGACATGGCTATTTTGAAAAGAAACAATATGCAAAGGCGTTGCCTTACCTGGAGCAATATGTAACCCATACCGAGAAAGTGCGTCGTGAAGACCTGTATGAGCTATCGTACTGTTATTACGAGGCCAGGCAGTGGAATAAGGCGATAGAAGGCTTTAAGGAGCTGGGTGGTAAAAGTGATTCCCTGGCACAGAACAGCATGTACCTGCTGGCTGATGCTTATCTTAAAACCAACCAGAAGGCGGGGGCGCGCAGTGCGTTCCTCTTCTGCGCGCTTAACAGCAGCAATGCAGTTCAGAAGGAGATCTCCAAATTTCACTATGGTAAACTCTCCTATGAACTGGGTTATACCGATGTTGCGCTGAATGAATTACGTGACTTCCTTACTGTTTATCCTGCTTCCAGCTTTGCCAATGAGGCAAAAGAGTTGCTGGTAAACGTTCTTGCCAATACCAACCATTATAAAGATGCACTGGACCTGGCTGAGAAGGTAGGTGCTTCGAGTGCTACGGTACAACGTGTATATCCCCGTATTCTTTATGGAAGGGCGGTGGAACTTGTGAACGACCAGCAACTGGTAGCTGCCGATGCCCTGCTGAACAGGATCATAGGAGCGCTTTATAACAGTGCGCAGTTGCCTTACGCTTATTTCTGGAAGGGTGAGATCGCTTACCGTACCAATAAGATAGATTCCGCAGCTTCTTACCTGCAGGCTTACCTGGCCCGCCCCGCTTCGTACGGAGAAGTTAGCACTGCCAATGCATTATATACACTGGGCTACTGTTACCTGCGCCTTGAAAACTATGGCGCGGCATTAAGACAGTTTGAGCAGATCACCACTACTTTATCTGCAGCATCTACTCCTTTACAGCAGGATGCTTATATCAGAAGCGCCGACTGTTATTTCATGTCAAAAAAATATGCGAAGGCGCAACAGATGTATGAGGCGGTGATCTCTTACAATATGCCTGCTTCGGATTATGCCTTATATCAAAAGGCGGTAATAGCCGGCGCTTCGAACAAGTATACCGAAAAGGTGAGCCTGCTTCAGTCGTTGGAGAAACGTTACCCGGGATCTTCCCTGGCGGCGGATGCCAATATGGAAATCGCCAATACTTATATCGCTAATGAAGATTACCGCAATGCATTGCCGGCCTTGAACCGGGTGCTGAGCGATAAGAAAGCGGCAGCGCTGCAACCGCAGGCTTACCTGAAAACAGGTGTGGCTTATTTCAACCTGGATAATGACAACGAAGCGCTGAACTATTTTAAAAAGCTGGTAGCTACTTATCCCAATGCCCCGGAAAGTGATGCGGCTGTTGAATACGTCCGTAACATTTTTGTAAACCAGCAGCAGACAGGCGCTTTTGTAACCTTTATGCGTCAGAATGGCAAGAATGTAAGTTATTCGGAAGAAGATTCACTGACTTATTCCGCTACACAAATACCTTATAACAGCGGCCAGGAAGAGAAAGCTTTGCCGGCGCTGGAATCGTACCTGCAACAGTTTGCTGATGGCCGTTATGTGATTGATGCACATTACCAGGTCGCTGTTATCTATAACAACCGGAAGGATTATGCCAATGCGCTGAAGCATTACGAGGTAGTGGCGTCACGTGCACCTAACACTTATGCCGAGTTGAGCGTATTGCAGGCGGCAAGGATCCAATACTTTGAATTAAAAGATTATGCCCGTGCGCAGCAATATTTTACGCAACTGAAATCCATTGCCACGCAATCGGAAAATAAACTGGAAGCCATGCGTGGCCTGCTCCGCTGCCAGTTTAAGCTGGCGCAGTGGAACGAAGCTTTACCGAATGCCCAGGAGCTGTTGCAGCAAAAAAGCCTTGCTACCGATGATAAAATGATGGCCAATATGGTAGTGGCAAAAAGCTCCCAGGCCAATAACCAGGCGGCAGAAGCTATGGCAGCCTACAAAGCGGTAATTGCTTTGGGTAAGTCGGAATATGCGGCTGAGGCGCGTTATCGCGTTGCCGAGCTTACGGTAGCGCAGGGTAATCTTAAGGACGGCGAGAAGCTGGCTTTTGAAGTGATCAGCAAGGCTGGTTCTTACGACTACTGGATCACCAAGGCTTATATCCTGTTGGGCGAGGTTTATTTCCAGCAGAAAGATTATTTCAATGCCGAAGCAACACTTAAGAGCATCGTGGAAAATGCGGGTAACGAAGAACTTAAGAATGAAGCCCGCCAGAAGCTTGAAATAGTACTGACCGAGAAAAACAAGAACAGTAAAGTTGAACAACAGTAA
- a CDS encoding acyl-CoA thioesterase: protein MYESITQIRVRYAETDQMNVVYYGNYAQYFEVGRVECIRQLGYTYKDMEASGVIMPVIEMNVKYLRPATYDDLLTVKTQIRELPKDHRIEFFQDVYNEQNKLLTSGKVTLYFLNNKNWQKTTMPEELYNRLTPFFEGE, encoded by the coding sequence ATGTATGAATCAATAACGCAGATCCGGGTGCGGTATGCGGAAACAGACCAGATGAACGTAGTTTATTATGGTAACTATGCCCAGTACTTCGAGGTAGGCAGGGTAGAATGTATACGCCAGCTAGGCTACACTTATAAAGACATGGAAGCTTCAGGCGTTATCATGCCCGTAATTGAAATGAATGTCAAATACCTCCGGCCAGCCACTTACGACGACCTGCTCACTGTAAAAACCCAGATCAGGGAACTTCCCAAAGACCATCGTATAGAATTCTTTCAGGACGTGTACAACGAGCAAAATAAACTGCTCACATCAGGCAAAGTCACCCTGTATTTCCTGAACAACAAAAACTGGCAGAAAACAACCATGCCGGAAGAACTTTATAACAGGCTGACGCCGTTTTTCGAAGGAGAATAA
- the dacB gene encoding D-alanyl-D-alanine carboxypeptidase/D-alanyl-D-alanine endopeptidase, with amino-acid sequence MIKRTLFFIAAICSGLSICAQDVESRLNKAVQQLLNDVQMKHAILGFYVVNGNTGKAVCNNNGGVGLAPASSQKVITSAAAMELLGESFRYSTLLGYNGSIDNNVLNGNLVLSGQGDPTFGSSRYPSNNAASVVKRITQALEKNGITDIEGNLVLDNSAFSYQPLPGGWIWDDIGNYYGAGSWALNWNENAYDLLLKPGSREGDAVTITGTRPDLQVARINSLLKTGKPGSGDNGYIYLPPYTMMGFAEGTIPPGGVFSISGALPNPAYQVGWEVQKALEQRKIKLAGQAEILTALDQPVAKQVYTTVLDTLYSPSLDSIVYWFLHKSINLYGEALLKTLALQQGKQGSTDNGLTVLRNFWKDNGIETSALKVQDGSGLSPQNRVTPEAMVQVLQYARTRPWFNSYYKAFPLYNDMKMKSGTIGGSKAFTGYHTAKDGTPYTFAIIINGYDGSPSTLVQKMYRVLNELR; translated from the coding sequence ATGATAAAACGTACCTTGTTTTTTATCGCAGCAATATGCTCGGGACTCTCTATATGTGCGCAGGACGTGGAAAGCAGGCTGAACAAAGCGGTTCAGCAGTTATTAAATGATGTGCAGATGAAGCACGCCATTCTTGGATTTTATGTGGTGAATGGTAACACGGGGAAAGCAGTATGTAATAATAATGGGGGGGTAGGGCTGGCGCCTGCGAGCAGTCAGAAGGTGATCACCAGCGCTGCTGCCATGGAGCTGCTGGGGGAATCGTTTCGTTATAGCACCCTGCTGGGATATAATGGTTCTATAGACAATAATGTGCTCAACGGCAACCTGGTATTATCTGGCCAGGGTGACCCTACCTTTGGCAGCAGCCGTTATCCTTCTAATAATGCCGCATCGGTGGTAAAGCGTATTACGCAGGCGCTGGAAAAAAATGGCATTACTGATATAGAAGGTAACCTGGTGCTGGACAATTCTGCTTTCAGCTACCAGCCTTTGCCTGGCGGATGGATCTGGGATGATATAGGTAACTATTATGGTGCGGGCTCGTGGGCATTGAACTGGAATGAAAACGCCTATGATCTGCTTTTAAAGCCTGGCAGCAGGGAGGGGGACGCTGTAACGATTACGGGTACGCGTCCGGATCTGCAGGTGGCGCGCATTAACAGCCTGCTGAAAACGGGTAAGCCCGGCAGCGGCGACAACGGTTATATTTATTTACCTCCCTATACCATGATGGGATTTGCAGAAGGCACGATTCCGCCGGGTGGTGTTTTTTCTATTTCCGGTGCATTGCCGAATCCTGCCTACCAGGTAGGATGGGAAGTGCAGAAAGCGCTGGAGCAGCGTAAAATAAAGCTGGCAGGCCAGGCGGAGATCCTGACTGCATTAGACCAGCCTGTGGCGAAGCAGGTTTATACCACGGTGCTCGATACTTTGTACTCACCATCGCTCGACAGTATTGTGTATTGGTTCCTGCATAAAAGTATCAACCTTTACGGGGAAGCGCTGCTTAAGACGCTGGCATTACAGCAGGGGAAGCAGGGCTCTACCGACAATGGCCTTACAGTATTGCGTAATTTCTGGAAAGATAATGGCATTGAAACATCTGCGTTAAAAGTGCAGGATGGAAGCGGCTTATCGCCACAGAACCGGGTAACACCGGAGGCTATGGTGCAGGTATTGCAATATGCCCGTACGCGGCCGTGGTTTAACAGTTATTACAAGGCATTTCCCCTTTATAATGATATGAAGATGAAAAGCGGCACGATTGGCGGGAGTAAGGCCTTTACAGGTTACCATACCGCTAAAGATGGCACCCCCTATACTTTTGCAATTATCATCAACGGCTATGACGGAAGCCCCAGTACACTGGTTCAAAAAATGTATAGAGTGCTTAATGAGTTGAGATAG
- a CDS encoding DUF2490 domain-containing protein — protein sequence MKPNFLKAIIFMMAFHLTLTASVQAQNNKTGGWYITNLSLTLDKKFSLWLETQTRAQNLTKDFFYHEFKGGIAYKLADKVTVLLGIGDYKTYTFPGNFKTPMAVKETRLWQQLVMSNNINRLKLEHRYRIEQRWLNGEFNQRFRYRFNPILPLNHKSVVAKTVYLTAFDELFFTNLAPYFMRNRFFAGAGYQFTPVVGAQIGWIRQFDYRKNDDGTGKNFIQASLLFTLDKKIFEREHFPSTMD from the coding sequence GTGAAACCAAACTTTCTTAAAGCCATCATTTTTATGATGGCTTTCCATTTAACACTAACTGCATCAGTACAGGCACAGAACAACAAAACAGGAGGCTGGTATATCACCAACCTGTCGCTTACACTCGATAAAAAATTCTCGCTCTGGCTTGAAACGCAAACCCGCGCCCAGAATTTAACCAAAGACTTCTTTTACCACGAATTCAAAGGTGGCATTGCCTATAAACTGGCCGACAAGGTAACCGTACTATTGGGTATAGGCGATTACAAAACCTATACTTTTCCCGGCAACTTTAAAACGCCGATGGCAGTAAAAGAAACCCGTTTATGGCAGCAACTGGTCATGAGCAATAACATCAACCGCCTCAAACTCGAACATCGTTATCGCATAGAACAACGCTGGCTAAATGGAGAATTCAACCAGCGCTTCAGATATCGGTTTAACCCCATCCTGCCTCTAAATCACAAATCGGTAGTGGCCAAAACAGTGTACCTGACCGCTTTCGATGAGCTGTTCTTCACAAACCTTGCTCCCTACTTTATGCGTAACCGCTTTTTTGCAGGAGCAGGCTACCAGTTCACCCCGGTAGTAGGTGCTCAAATAGGATGGATCAGGCAGTTCGACTATCGTAAGAACGATGACGGAACCGGTAAAAACTTCATACAGGCCTCCTTACTCTTCACATTAGATAAAAAGATCTTCGAAAGAGAACATTTCCCGTCAACAATGGACTAA
- a CDS encoding dihydrolipoamide acetyltransferase family protein produces MALVDLVMPKLGESIMEATILKWHKKPGDTVQQDETVLEIATDKVDSEVPSNTAGILKEFLFPEDTVVPIGTVIARIETEAGAATAAPAPEAPKPQAQAPAAETIVEEVPFVPQPVVAAPPAPAPAGSAVNRFYSPLVLNIANSEGISLTELENIPGTGNEGRVTKKDILQYVAARKSGAATQPAAATTAQPAAPQPAPAQTTAPAQTAAPIATAPAAAPASTPASPAQPAAAAPAAPSISNPSGNVEIVEMDRMRKLIAKHMVDSVHTSPHVTSFAEADVTHMVLWRDRIKKEFEKREATKITFTPLFIDCLVRVIKRFPIINSSIDGDRIILKKDINIGMATALPSGNLIVPVIRNADYLNLVGLSKAVNAMAANARDNRLKPEDTQGGTFTLTNVGTFGSLAGTPIINQPQVAILAVGAIKKRPVVIETDQGDTIGIRHMMYLSMSYDHRIVDGSIGASFLTEVAKELENWDPNRPIL; encoded by the coding sequence ATGGCATTAGTAGACCTGGTGATGCCCAAATTGGGTGAAAGCATAATGGAAGCCACTATTTTAAAGTGGCACAAGAAACCCGGCGACACCGTTCAACAGGACGAAACCGTACTGGAAATAGCCACTGATAAAGTAGACAGTGAAGTGCCCTCCAACACCGCAGGCATCCTAAAGGAATTTTTATTCCCCGAAGACACCGTCGTTCCTATTGGTACAGTAATAGCCCGTATCGAAACAGAAGCAGGCGCCGCCACAGCAGCACCTGCACCCGAAGCGCCTAAACCCCAGGCTCAGGCGCCCGCTGCGGAAACGATTGTCGAAGAAGTTCCCTTCGTACCGCAACCCGTTGTTGCCGCCCCTCCGGCGCCAGCTCCCGCAGGAAGCGCCGTAAACCGCTTCTACTCCCCACTGGTATTGAATATTGCCAACAGCGAAGGCATCAGCCTCACTGAGCTTGAAAATATACCCGGTACCGGCAACGAAGGCCGCGTTACCAAAAAAGATATCCTACAGTATGTCGCTGCCCGTAAAAGCGGTGCCGCAACACAGCCCGCAGCTGCCACCACAGCCCAGCCTGCCGCGCCGCAGCCCGCGCCGGCTCAAACAACTGCACCGGCACAAACAGCAGCCCCAATAGCCACGGCTCCAGCTGCAGCCCCTGCAAGCACTCCCGCTTCACCAGCCCAACCAGCTGCTGCAGCACCCGCCGCCCCCTCCATCTCCAACCCCTCAGGTAATGTGGAAATAGTGGAAATGGACCGCATGCGTAAGCTCATTGCAAAACATATGGTCGACAGCGTACATACCAGCCCTCACGTAACCAGCTTCGCCGAAGCAGACGTTACCCATATGGTGTTATGGCGCGACAGGATCAAAAAAGAATTCGAAAAAAGAGAAGCTACCAAAATCACATTTACCCCGCTGTTCATCGACTGCCTGGTACGTGTCATCAAACGCTTCCCCATCATCAATAGCTCGATAGACGGCGACCGCATTATCCTCAAAAAGGATATCAACATAGGCATGGCCACAGCCCTGCCCTCAGGTAACCTTATCGTACCCGTTATCCGCAACGCCGACTACCTCAACCTGGTTGGTTTGAGCAAAGCAGTTAACGCAATGGCCGCAAACGCAAGAGACAACCGCCTGAAACCCGAAGATACCCAGGGAGGAACCTTTACCCTCACCAACGTGGGCACTTTCGGAAGTCTCGCCGGTACGCCCATCATTAACCAGCCACAGGTGGCAATACTGGCCGTGGGCGCCATCAAAAAACGCCCCGTGGTAATAGAAACAGACCAGGGCGATACCATCGGTATCAGGCACATGATGTACCTCTCCATGAGCTACGACCACCGCATCGTAGACGGAAGTATTGGCGCCAGCTTCCTTACAGAAGTAGCCAAAGAACTCGAAAACTGGGACCCTAACAGACCAATTTTATAA